Proteins encoded together in one Gemmatimonadota bacterium window:
- a CDS encoding mandelate racemase/muconate lactonizing enzyme family protein has translation MRITGIDLDAVDVNGQHHWVFVHVRTDDGLDGLGELNPSAPRQAVLDALRELEREVIGRDPRRIEQLTAQLKPPAEDRPAVHALCALEQGLWDILGKSLDVPVYALLGGRCRDSIPVYANVTRAALEGTPDDFVRQAKGAVTDGHTAVKIAPFDGRFGAGNALIDHGLQCVHAVREAIEPEIDLLLDCYGRFSLDEARRIVDGLRGVELYWLEEPVAERDLEGYRKIRMETGWRIAGGERAMLIEGFWPLFDPDAMDVLMPDVTIAGGIGELKKIASIAESRGQLTAPHGPFGPVAVAAHVQVMASHPGFLILEYAWGQVPWREGLVSPAEQVVGGRIDIPRRPGLGLSLDPGVVEACRVDPAAI, from the coding sequence ATGCGCATAACCGGCATCGATCTCGACGCAGTGGACGTGAACGGACAACATCACTGGGTGTTCGTGCACGTCCGGACCGACGATGGATTGGACGGACTGGGTGAGCTCAATCCCTCGGCGCCGAGGCAAGCGGTCCTGGACGCGCTGCGGGAATTAGAACGGGAGGTCATCGGCAGGGACCCCCGACGGATCGAACAGCTGACTGCACAGTTGAAACCCCCTGCGGAGGACCGGCCCGCCGTGCACGCTCTCTGTGCACTTGAGCAGGGGCTGTGGGACATCCTCGGGAAGTCACTGGACGTCCCGGTATACGCCCTGCTCGGGGGCAGGTGCCGCGACAGCATCCCCGTATACGCCAATGTCACGCGCGCTGCGCTGGAGGGCACGCCGGACGACTTCGTCCGACAGGCCAAGGGCGCCGTCACGGACGGACATACCGCGGTGAAGATCGCGCCTTTCGACGGCCGATTCGGCGCCGGCAACGCGCTGATCGACCATGGACTGCAGTGCGTTCACGCCGTGCGGGAGGCCATCGAGCCCGAAATCGACCTGCTCCTCGACTGCTACGGCCGTTTCTCGCTGGATGAAGCCCGACGGATCGTGGATGGTCTGCGCGGGGTCGAGCTGTACTGGCTTGAGGAGCCGGTGGCGGAGCGGGACCTGGAAGGCTACCGGAAGATCAGAATGGAAACCGGTTGGCGGATCGCCGGCGGGGAACGGGCCATGCTCATCGAGGGATTCTGGCCCCTCTTCGATCCAGATGCTATGGATGTCCTCATGCCCGATGTCACGATCGCGGGCGGCATCGGCGAACTCAAGAAGATCGCCTCAATCGCCGAAAGCAGGGGGCAACTGACCGCGCCGCACGGTCCCTTCGGACCGGTTGCGGTCGCGGCGCACGTGCAGGTCATGGCCTCCCATCCGGGATTCCTCATCCTCGAATACGCCTGGGGACAGGTGCCCTGGCGCGAAGGGCTCGTATCTCCCGCGGAACAGGTTGTAGGCGGCCGGATTGATATCCCCCGGCGACCGGGCCTCGGCCTGAGCCTGGATCCCGGCGTCGTGGAGGCCTGCCGCGTCGATCCGGCAGCGATCTGA
- a CDS encoding MBL fold metallo-hydrolase, with the protein MHPFEDLQVPAGSVGIHWFGQSSFGLKHPDGTVIQVDPYNPRERPADRFVHTRPPLDEGTLKTDYVLLTHNHGDHTCVESLKRLAAAWPQVRYVGPVECINALKEAGLNAGNMTIVTAGDTAEMGSSKAHTVWAKPQAGLPEDGIAPPDVQHLGYVVEMGPVRVYISGDPVNTFADHESLLAPVRDLRPQIGFLTNHPDEGEFPYFDGSARIAVSLGLKTAVPAHYACFVARDYDPREWASHLPEGGPEPLIIPYNQSTVYSP; encoded by the coding sequence ATGCATCCCTTCGAAGACCTGCAAGTGCCCGCCGGAAGCGTGGGCATCCACTGGTTCGGACAGAGCTCATTCGGCCTGAAGCATCCGGACGGCACAGTGATCCAGGTCGATCCCTACAATCCCCGTGAAAGACCCGCGGACCGCTTCGTCCATACACGGCCGCCCCTGGATGAGGGAACCCTGAAGACCGACTACGTGCTCCTGACACACAACCACGGCGATCACACCTGCGTGGAATCCCTGAAGCGGCTGGCGGCCGCCTGGCCGCAGGTCCGCTACGTGGGACCGGTCGAGTGCATAAACGCGCTGAAGGAAGCGGGGCTGAACGCCGGGAACATGACGATCGTAACGGCCGGCGACACCGCCGAAATGGGGTCCTCGAAGGCGCACACGGTGTGGGCCAAACCCCAGGCGGGACTGCCCGAGGACGGCATCGCGCCGCCCGACGTGCAGCACCTCGGTTACGTCGTCGAAATGGGACCGGTCCGTGTATACATTTCCGGCGACCCGGTCAACACATTCGCCGACCACGAGTCCCTGCTCGCGCCGGTAAGGGACCTGCGGCCGCAGATCGGGTTTCTGACCAATCATCCGGACGAGGGCGAATTCCCCTACTTCGACGGATCGGCCCGTATCGCGGTTTCCCTCGGCCTGAAGACCGCCGTACCCGCCCATTACGCCTGTTTCGTCGCACGGGACTACGATCCGCGGGAATGGGCTTCCCATCTGCCGGAAGGCGGACCGGAGCCTCTCATCATACCGTACAACCAGTCCACCGTGTACAGCCCCTGA
- a CDS encoding SMP-30/gluconolactonase/LRE family protein codes for MMATIEKIAEVEAMVGEGPVWDPDSRTLIWTDIRTGRFFTYDPATNQNRQVHDGFNVGGFAFNEYGGLVACIWDGVVLWKSDDEWVRVFDEIHEGEPLRFNDVTADPGGRMFAGSLIDDGLGKLYRFDPDGTVEVIEEGIGCSNGMGYSPDESIMYYTDSAVRTIYAYDYDRTTGSVSNRRDFVKLPDTAGVPDGMTVDAEGFVWTAVWFDGCIVRFDPVGVEERRIALPAIQTSSVMFGGNDLTDIYVTTAGTSLEPGSPLDPKDYDWQAYGEHYRGGGLFRVRQDIQGKPEYKARFPWPDKT; via the coding sequence ATGATGGCGACCATTGAGAAGATCGCGGAAGTCGAGGCTATGGTGGGCGAGGGACCGGTCTGGGATCCGGACAGCAGAACGCTGATCTGGACCGATATCCGGACCGGCCGGTTCTTCACCTATGACCCAGCCACGAACCAGAATCGCCAGGTGCACGACGGCTTCAATGTCGGTGGATTCGCCTTCAACGAATACGGAGGTCTTGTGGCCTGCATCTGGGACGGGGTCGTGCTATGGAAGTCGGACGACGAGTGGGTGCGCGTTTTCGACGAGATCCATGAAGGAGAACCGCTGCGATTCAACGACGTGACGGCCGATCCCGGCGGGCGGATGTTCGCCGGCTCCCTGATCGACGACGGCCTGGGGAAGCTGTACCGTTTCGACCCGGACGGCACCGTGGAAGTCATCGAAGAAGGGATCGGGTGCAGCAACGGCATGGGGTACTCGCCGGACGAATCGATCATGTACTACACCGATTCCGCCGTGCGGACGATCTACGCCTATGATTACGACCGGACGACCGGTTCCGTCTCCAACCGGCGCGATTTCGTCAAGCTGCCCGATACCGCGGGGGTTCCGGACGGGATGACGGTGGACGCCGAGGGATTCGTCTGGACGGCCGTCTGGTTCGACGGATGCATCGTCCGGTTCGACCCCGTCGGCGTGGAGGAGCGGCGCATCGCGCTGCCGGCGATCCAGACTTCGAGCGTCATGTTCGGCGGCAATGACCTGACGGACATCTACGTAACAACCGCCGGGACTTCGCTGGAACCCGGCTCACCCCTCGATCCGAAGGACTACGACTGGCAGGCATATGGCGAGCATTACCGCGGCGGCGGACTGTTCCGCGTGCGCCAGGACATCCAGGGGAAACCAGAATACAAGGCCCGTTTTCCGTGGCCGGACAAGACCTGA
- a CDS encoding dihydrodipicolinate synthase family protein: protein MQTEALYNTLDSVTAIPIVPFRGGAIDLNGHRRNIRYLMEHNHLDGNRKRVIGIAGTSLIHHFSSEDQMRVIEATGEAMGDDGFLMSGIVPNPLSQAEEFVRRQSVLPRPPDVYLIMPLTGVADHAATYDDYMAFAERLGTDCGARFLLYMRSADYVSPIIRLVNDSPHMVGVKVGTSEEEVTPLIKGIGDTGIVMWGIGDRSTRAAELGARGHTSGTAIVAARSADEINNAQRRGDYAESARVEALVADLEHLRFMNGRQYNYSAVVEAMIIGGWEDVAAGEGGPFNPRIPRDIAARVAEAVEPLRAYH from the coding sequence ATGCAAACCGAAGCACTTTACAACACGCTCGACTCCGTTACCGCGATTCCTATTGTGCCCTTCCGCGGCGGCGCTATCGATTTAAACGGCCACCGCAGGAACATCCGGTACCTGATGGAGCACAACCATCTCGACGGGAACAGAAAGCGCGTGATCGGGATCGCGGGCACGAGCCTGATCCACCACTTCTCCTCCGAGGACCAGATGCGGGTCATAGAGGCCACCGGGGAAGCGATGGGAGACGACGGGTTCCTTATGTCCGGCATCGTGCCGAATCCCCTTTCCCAGGCGGAGGAGTTCGTACGCAGGCAGTCGGTCCTTCCCCGTCCGCCGGACGTGTATCTCATCATGCCGCTCACCGGCGTGGCCGACCACGCGGCGACCTACGACGACTACATGGCCTTCGCCGAGCGGCTCGGCACGGATTGCGGCGCGCGCTTCCTGCTGTACATGCGATCAGCGGACTATGTGAGCCCGATTATCCGGCTGGTCAATGATTCGCCCCACATGGTGGGTGTCAAGGTAGGTACGAGCGAAGAAGAAGTCACCCCGCTCATCAAAGGCATCGGCGACACCGGCATCGTCATGTGGGGGATCGGTGACCGGAGCACCCGGGCCGCCGAACTGGGCGCCCGGGGGCACACCTCGGGCACGGCCATCGTCGCCGCCCGTTCGGCCGACGAGATCAACAACGCCCAGCGCCGCGGTGACTACGCGGAGTCGGCCCGCGTGGAAGCGCTCGTCGCAGACCTCGAACACCTGCGGTTCATGAACGGCCGGCAGTACAACTACTCGGCGGTGGTGGAAGCGATGATCATCGGGGGCTGGGAGGACGTAGCGGCAGGCGAGGGCGGCCCGTTCAATCCGCGGATTCCGCGGGACATCGCCGCCCGCGTGGCCGAGGCGGTGGAGCCGCTGCGGGCCTACCACTAG
- a CDS encoding protein-L-isoaspartate(D-aspartate) O-methyltransferase: MLLSRFFKKIESVVVPVSSQERMIEEQIRGRGLDEPRVIEAMRAVPRHRFIPEACRSQAYEDCAVSLDLGQTVSQPYIVGLMTRLLDVSVSDRILEIGTGSGYQTAILAHLARSVYTVERLSVLGQRARETLESLGCDNIHFRIGDGYEGWAAHAPFDGIMVTAAPNVLPDTLFGQLKDGGKMVLPIGEELYSVTRSGDEAVKVHHGGVRFVPMVEEGG; this comes from the coding sequence ATGCTGCTATCCCGTTTTTTCAAAAAGATCGAGTCGGTTGTCGTACCCGTTTCATCACAGGAACGGATGATCGAGGAGCAGATCCGTGGTCGCGGTCTCGACGAACCCCGGGTGATCGAGGCCATGCGCGCCGTACCGAGACACCGGTTCATTCCCGAGGCGTGCCGGTCGCAGGCCTACGAAGACTGCGCCGTTTCGCTAGACCTGGGACAGACCGTGTCCCAACCTTACATCGTGGGGCTCATGACCCGGCTGCTCGATGTGAGCGTATCGGACAGGATCCTGGAAATCGGAACGGGATCGGGTTACCAGACGGCGATCCTGGCCCACCTCGCCCGGTCCGTATACACGGTGGAACGGTTGTCCGTCCTCGGCCAGCGGGCCCGGGAGACCCTGGAATCCCTGGGTTGCGACAACATCCATTTCCGGATCGGTGACGGCTACGAAGGGTGGGCCGCGCATGCGCCCTTCGACGGGATCATGGTGACGGCGGCGCCCAATGTGTTGCCCGATACGCTGTTCGGACAGTTGAAGGACGGTGGTAAAATGGTCCTCCCCATTGGCGAAGAGCTGTATTCCGTGACGCGGTCGGGTGATGAGGCGGTCAAGGTACACCACGGCGGCGTAAGGTTCGTGCCCATGGTGGAGGAGGGGGGGTAG
- a CDS encoding RecQ family ATP-dependent DNA helicase has translation MDSSLLPRCLSLDLEVNKKSGRIRSFAAVRPGVDQTLIFERGSLDSALAKLDDFAGTADFLIGHNLIDFDVPHLRAVKPDLAVLSLPAVDTLWLNPLAFPRNPYHHLVKHYQNAQLKRGRVNNPELDARLVLEVLSNQYNAFQNLSPELLAAWHYLTSIDSNGTGFEDVFTDIRGAELPTRAAAFEAIQNQLDGNACANHGQRVLNQENPNGWSLAYALAWLSVSGGNSVMPPWVRHQFPQAGEYVRLLRDTPCGKSDCDWCGERHDPRKELKRWFGFDEYRPDPKDDDGRPMQQVIIEEAMSRRHLLGILPTGTGKSLCYQIPALSRYDKTGALTVVISPLVALMEDQVSGLEAQGVGSCVAVNGLLSLPERNDALDRVRFGDAGLLLISPEQLRSTAVRRVIDQREIGGWVLDEAHCLSKWGHDFRPDYRYVGRFIRERAGKQSIPPVMCLTATAKPDVVADIKQHFKDELGIELKVFDGGTHRTNLRFTVIPTTGGEKFAHIHHILTSNLPQDKPGGAIIYCASRRQTEEIAEFLQDKETTADFFHAGLPPETKKDVQHRFTGGKLRVVTATNAFGMGIDKPDVRLVIHADIPGSLENYLQEAGRAGRDRQEALCVLLYSTDDIERQFGLSARSRLTRQEIHGVLRSLRNLDRKKRLHGEVVATPGEILGEDDEKVFERDSTTDDTKVRTAVSWLEEAVLLTREENRVQVFPSSLRVDSVEEAQSRLSKLSIAEDYRKRLLSIAETLIDADPDEGISTDELMGISGLSAAAVRSAMYDLERVGIASNDTALTAFVHSGVVRSSQKRFNEATELETKLISQMRETAPDIETGERWPLHLRVASELLRDNEVENPLPERIWRILRSIAFDGRGEGGDGGSLGVRRTNMDTVQVTLKRPWSKLEELALRRRNGAKSLLESLLSGLPAGRHGTDLLVETTLGKLLAAITSDLFLESKKPEKLLDRALLWLHEQEVIRLHKGLAVFRPAMTIKLADDRRGFAKVDFEPLNQHYKGQVRQIHVMAEFAQRGLEDMAEALRLAMDYFSLKQDDFLRRWLPDREKETERETTPESWRAIVESLKNSSQQRIVADDHEQLNMLVLAGPGSGKTRVLVHRIAYLVRVRRENPRGILALAYNRHAAVEIRRRLKELIGNDARGITVLTCHALAMRIVGVSYRERERKMLDDAEFRKVLRQAVALLHGEGLEEEADDQRDRLLAGFRWILVDEYQDIGKDQYELISALAGRTLEDEDRKLTLFAVGDDDQNIYTFNGASVEFIRRFEEDYGPKPMFLVENYRSTGHIITAANAVINTARNRMKTQHPIQIDRARKKVPEGGKWHALDPVSKGRVQILHARRDPNSQAQVAINELKRLESLSPDWNWSECAVIAREWKFLDPVRALCEVSGIPVHLGNEEIPSFWHLRETRLFIDQLYHRESRSVSSTDLAYCLNTVPTGPWKELMQSALEDFALESGVGEVPLDHFMEWLAEWGREAQRRQHGLLLLTAHRAKGLEFEHVVVLDGGWDKVDK, from the coding sequence ATGGACTCCTCCTTACTCCCTCGCTGTCTCTCTCTTGATCTCGAAGTAAACAAAAAAAGCGGACGTATTCGTTCATTTGCTGCAGTGCGTCCCGGTGTCGATCAAACTCTGATCTTCGAACGGGGCAGTTTAGACTCGGCTCTGGCGAAGCTTGACGATTTCGCCGGAACTGCGGATTTTCTGATTGGACACAACCTTATCGATTTCGATGTTCCACATCTCCGGGCTGTAAAACCGGATCTTGCCGTGTTGAGTTTACCGGCGGTGGACACATTATGGCTCAACCCTCTTGCCTTTCCCCGCAATCCCTATCACCACCTCGTCAAACACTATCAGAATGCTCAACTGAAACGAGGTAGAGTAAATAACCCCGAACTGGATGCCCGTCTTGTTTTAGAAGTCTTAAGTAACCAATACAACGCATTTCAAAACTTGTCCCCTGAATTGCTTGCCGCCTGGCATTACCTGACTTCCATAGATTCCAATGGTACGGGTTTTGAGGACGTTTTCACCGACATACGCGGTGCAGAACTGCCAACCCGTGCGGCGGCGTTTGAGGCGATCCAAAATCAGCTAGACGGAAACGCATGCGCGAACCACGGTCAAAGGGTTCTGAACCAGGAAAATCCCAATGGATGGTCCCTTGCTTACGCTTTGGCCTGGTTGTCGGTATCGGGAGGTAATTCGGTAATGCCGCCCTGGGTACGACACCAGTTTCCGCAAGCCGGTGAATATGTACGGTTACTCAGGGACACACCCTGCGGCAAATCGGACTGTGACTGGTGCGGCGAAAGACACGATCCTCGAAAGGAACTTAAACGATGGTTCGGTTTTGACGAATACCGTCCAGATCCAAAGGACGATGATGGTCGTCCCATGCAACAGGTCATCATTGAAGAAGCAATGTCCCGTCGACACTTATTGGGCATTCTGCCCACCGGAACGGGCAAATCCCTCTGCTATCAGATACCCGCTTTGTCTCGCTATGACAAGACCGGCGCCCTAACTGTTGTGATCTCCCCATTAGTCGCACTCATGGAAGATCAGGTGTCGGGCCTGGAGGCACAGGGTGTCGGTTCGTGCGTGGCCGTTAACGGACTGTTGAGCCTGCCGGAACGGAATGATGCACTTGATCGCGTTCGTTTTGGCGATGCAGGACTCCTGCTCATTTCACCAGAACAACTGCGCAGCACCGCGGTCCGGCGCGTGATCGATCAGCGTGAGATCGGAGGATGGGTATTGGATGAAGCCCACTGCCTTTCAAAGTGGGGACACGACTTCCGGCCGGACTACCGTTACGTGGGACGATTCATACGTGAAAGAGCCGGAAAGCAGTCGATACCTCCTGTAATGTGCTTGACCGCAACAGCCAAACCCGATGTAGTGGCGGACATCAAACAGCATTTCAAAGATGAACTAGGTATCGAATTGAAGGTCTTTGACGGCGGCACCCATCGCACCAATCTCAGATTTACGGTAATCCCGACAACTGGCGGAGAGAAGTTCGCGCACATTCATCACATTTTGACATCAAACTTGCCTCAAGATAAGCCTGGCGGCGCGATCATATATTGTGCGTCGCGGCGTCAGACCGAAGAAATCGCGGAGTTCCTTCAGGACAAAGAAACTACGGCTGACTTCTTCCATGCAGGGCTGCCTCCGGAGACCAAGAAGGACGTACAGCATCGCTTTACCGGTGGTAAGTTGCGTGTGGTTACTGCGACGAATGCATTCGGCATGGGAATTGACAAACCGGACGTCAGGCTGGTTATCCACGCAGACATTCCAGGGTCGTTAGAGAACTACCTGCAGGAAGCTGGTCGCGCCGGGCGTGACCGTCAGGAAGCACTTTGCGTGCTACTGTATTCTACGGATGACATCGAAAGGCAATTCGGGCTGTCGGCGCGGTCAAGACTTACTCGACAGGAAATCCATGGCGTACTCAGGTCACTTCGTAACCTGGACCGAAAGAAGCGATTGCATGGCGAAGTCGTGGCCACACCCGGCGAGATACTTGGCGAGGATGATGAGAAGGTATTTGAAAGAGACTCTACCACAGACGATACCAAGGTACGGACGGCCGTCTCATGGCTTGAAGAGGCGGTCCTATTGACCCGAGAGGAAAACAGAGTGCAGGTCTTTCCTTCGTCGTTGAGGGTGGATTCTGTCGAGGAAGCACAAAGTCGATTATCAAAATTGAGTATCGCCGAAGACTATCGAAAAAGACTGCTTAGCATCGCCGAGACACTGATCGATGCGGACCCGGACGAAGGTATATCTACCGACGAACTCATGGGAATCTCCGGTTTAAGTGCCGCAGCAGTTCGCAGCGCCATGTACGACCTGGAACGGGTAGGCATCGCCAGCAACGATACTGCACTCACTGCCTTTGTGCATTCAGGCGTGGTCAGATCGTCGCAGAAGCGGTTCAATGAGGCTACCGAGTTGGAAACCAAACTGATCTCACAGATGCGTGAAACAGCCCCTGATATTGAAACAGGGGAAAGGTGGCCACTTCATTTGCGTGTTGCCTCAGAACTACTGAGAGACAATGAAGTTGAAAACCCGCTCCCTGAACGTATTTGGCGCATACTCCGAAGTATCGCCTTCGACGGACGCGGCGAAGGCGGGGACGGTGGCAGCCTAGGCGTAAGACGCACGAACATGGATACCGTGCAGGTGACGTTAAAGCGCCCTTGGTCTAAGCTGGAGGAACTTGCTTTAAGAAGGAGAAACGGAGCAAAGAGTTTACTGGAAAGCCTGCTTTCAGGTCTCCCAGCCGGAAGACATGGCACCGATCTACTCGTCGAAACTACGCTGGGCAAGCTATTGGCCGCGATTACTTCGGACCTTTTTCTTGAGAGTAAGAAGCCGGAGAAGCTGCTGGACCGTGCGCTCCTCTGGCTACATGAGCAGGAGGTCATTCGCCTTCACAAGGGCCTTGCGGTATTCCGCCCCGCCATGACCATCAAGCTTGCCGATGACAGAAGAGGTTTTGCCAAAGTGGATTTCGAACCACTTAATCAACACTACAAAGGACAGGTTCGCCAGATCCATGTAATGGCTGAATTCGCGCAGCGCGGGCTTGAGGACATGGCCGAAGCGCTGCGGCTGGCCATGGACTATTTCAGCCTGAAGCAAGATGATTTCCTACGGCGTTGGCTGCCTGATCGTGAAAAAGAAACCGAGCGGGAGACCACGCCGGAATCGTGGCGAGCCATCGTCGAGAGTTTGAAAAACTCCAGCCAGCAGAGGATTGTCGCAGATGACCACGAACAGCTGAACATGCTGGTTCTTGCTGGTCCCGGCTCGGGTAAGACACGTGTGCTGGTACATCGAATCGCCTACCTCGTACGAGTAAGGCGGGAGAATCCCCGAGGAATCCTAGCTCTGGCGTACAACCGACATGCGGCCGTTGAGATACGGCGACGTTTGAAGGAACTGATCGGTAACGACGCTCGCGGGATAACCGTGCTCACCTGTCATGCACTCGCCATGCGAATCGTTGGTGTCAGCTATCGGGAGCGAGAAAGGAAAATGCTCGACGATGCTGAATTCCGGAAAGTCCTGCGCCAGGCGGTCGCGCTGCTGCACGGGGAGGGTCTAGAAGAAGAGGCGGACGATCAACGGGACCGTCTCCTCGCGGGTTTCCGATGGATACTGGTAGATGAGTATCAGGATATAGGCAAAGACCAATACGAATTGATTTCGGCGTTAGCAGGGCGAACCCTTGAGGATGAGGACCGTAAACTCACCCTTTTTGCCGTCGGTGACGACGACCAGAACATTTATACCTTCAACGGAGCTTCTGTGGAATTCATCCGGCGATTCGAGGAGGACTACGGACCAAAACCGATGTTCTTGGTCGAAAACTATCGTTCCACTGGCCATATCATTACAGCGGCAAACGCCGTTATCAATACGGCCCGTAACAGGATGAAGACGCAACATCCCATCCAAATTGATCGTGCTCGTAAGAAAGTCCCCGAAGGTGGTAAGTGGCATGCACTCGATCCAGTATCTAAAGGCCGTGTACAGATACTGCATGCCAGACGCGATCCGAATTCGCAAGCCCAAGTAGCAATCAATGAACTGAAACGTCTAGAATCACTCTCTCCAGACTGGAATTGGTCCGAATGTGCAGTAATCGCGCGCGAGTGGAAATTCCTGGATCCTGTAAGGGCGCTCTGCGAGGTCTCAGGAATCCCGGTACACTTGGGAAATGAAGAAATCCCGAGTTTCTGGCACCTGCGTGAGACACGACTGTTTATCGACCAGTTGTATCACCGAGAAAGCCGATCGGTGAGCAGTACAGACCTTGCTTACTGCTTGAATACTGTACCCACAGGACCTTGGAAGGAACTGATGCAGTCGGCGTTGGAAGATTTCGCGTTGGAATCAGGTGTAGGGGAGGTGCCTTTAGATCACTTCATGGAGTGGCTTGCGGAATGGGGACGTGAGGCTCAGCGGCGCCAACATGGCCTTTTGCTGCTTACGGCACACCGTGCAAAAGGTCTGGAATTTGAACATGTAGTGGTGCTTGACGGCGGATGGGACAAAGTCGATAAATGA